The Shewanella sp. NFH-SH190041 genome has a window encoding:
- a CDS encoding iron-containing alcohol dehydrogenase: protein MSSVFYMPPVTLMGQNAILSLGAELAAKQLKKALIVTDQVLVEIGLVNRLTEQLTQHGIGFAIFDGVKPNPTEKNIEDGLAILAEQGCDFVVSFGGGSSHDAAKGIALVAANGGHIRDYSKGVHLSKKPQLPLVTVNTTAGTASEMTVFAIVTNEKDETKYPVVDKHFTPIIAVNDSELMIAMPKFLTAATGMDALTHAVEAYVSTAATPITDASAIKAIELIAANLETAVNNGQDREARDAMQYGEYLAGMAFSNASLGYVHSMAHQLGGVYDMVHGLCNAILLPEVARFNAAAKPERFVDIAKAMGVDVAGLSQQQAVEAGIQAIADLSARVGTAQRLADLGVKEDKLAFMAQNALNDACSLTNPRTASLEEIVAIYRSCL, encoded by the coding sequence ATGAGCAGCGTATTTTATATGCCTCCTGTGACCCTGATGGGTCAGAATGCCATTTTATCTCTGGGCGCTGAACTGGCTGCTAAGCAGCTGAAAAAAGCACTGATCGTTACTGATCAGGTGCTGGTAGAAATTGGTCTGGTTAACCGCCTGACTGAACAGCTGACCCAACACGGTATTGGCTTTGCAATTTTCGATGGTGTGAAACCAAACCCAACTGAAAAAAACATTGAAGACGGTCTGGCGATACTGGCTGAGCAAGGTTGTGACTTTGTTGTTTCTTTCGGTGGTGGTTCTTCCCATGATGCGGCTAAAGGTATTGCTCTGGTAGCGGCTAACGGTGGTCATATCCGTGACTATTCTAAAGGTGTTCACCTGTCCAAAAAACCTCAGCTGCCACTGGTTACTGTTAACACGACTGCCGGTACTGCATCTGAAATGACCGTCTTTGCCATTGTGACCAATGAAAAAGATGAAACCAAATACCCAGTTGTAGACAAGCACTTTACTCCAATCATTGCAGTAAATGATTCTGAGCTGATGATTGCTATGCCTAAGTTCCTGACAGCGGCAACTGGTATGGATGCTCTGACTCACGCGGTTGAAGCTTATGTTTCTACTGCGGCAACGCCGATTACTGATGCTTCAGCTATCAAAGCTATCGAGCTGATTGCGGCTAATCTGGAAACTGCGGTAAACAATGGTCAGGACCGTGAAGCCCGTGATGCTATGCAGTATGGTGAATACTTGGCTGGTATGGCATTTTCTAACGCTTCTTTGGGTTATGTACACTCTATGGCTCATCAGCTGGGCGGTGTATATGACATGGTACATGGTCTGTGTAATGCCATCCTGCTGCCAGAAGTTGCTCGCTTCAATGCAGCTGCAAAACCTGAGCGTTTTGTTGATATCGCAAAAGCGATGGGCGTTGATGTTGCCGGGCTGTCTCAGCAGCAAGCTGTTGAAGCCGGTATCCAAGCTATTGCCGATCTGTCTGCTCGCGTAGGGACTGCTCAGCGTCTGGCTGATTTGGGTGTGAAAGAAGATAAGCTGGCATTTATGGCACAAAATGCTCTGAACGATGCTTGTTCTTTGACTAACCCTCGTACTGCAAGTTTGGAAGAGATTGTTGCTATCTACCGTAGCTGTCTGTAA
- a CDS encoding prepilin-type N-terminal cleavage/methylation domain-containing protein, which yields MIVKRYVSKGFTLIELIVVIIILGILSVAVAPKFLSFDSDAYKATLKAAEGSMHTSVDMFTAYAQVKGSNGSGTFEGIYIDQFVPWAAGRTATGGVHAGYDFPPEIFKAAGIDPAEWRYRIYVDGTYQVIAAPLGRLKNVAQPTRQQVVDTNCYINYKWLANEPVISIVTTGC from the coding sequence TTGATAGTTAAAAGATATGTATCTAAGGGCTTTACGCTCATAGAACTCATTGTTGTGATTATTATTTTGGGGATCTTATCTGTTGCAGTTGCGCCTAAGTTTCTTAGTTTTGATTCTGATGCTTACAAAGCCACGCTCAAGGCTGCAGAGGGGTCCATGCATACTTCTGTAGATATGTTTACAGCGTATGCGCAGGTTAAAGGATCTAATGGTAGTGGTACGTTTGAAGGCATTTATATTGATCAATTTGTTCCTTGGGCTGCGGGACGCACGGCGACAGGTGGGGTTCATGCTGGATATGATTTTCCTCCTGAAATTTTTAAAGCGGCAGGTATAGATCCTGCAGAGTGGCGTTATCGAATATATGTGGATGGTACATATCAGGTGATAGCTGCCCCATTAGGCAGATTAAAAAATGTTGCACAGCCTACCCGACAGCAGGTTGTTGATACTAATTGCTATATTAATTACAAATGGCTGGCTAACGAGCCGGTTATTTCTATTGTGACAACCGGTTGTTAG
- a CDS encoding class I SAM-dependent methyltransferase, which translates to MDEHEHYMQDFMRVFSTLERWGPGSDSDTAKALAAIPHPVQHILEIGCGKGSATRILAQSTQASIIALDSEMQALKALASQYVREQPHKITPIQGDMSRLPFQPGRFDLIWAEGCAYIMGVPQALKQWRPLLTERGILVFSDLVWLTHTPAAGAKHFWQQGYPGMTHLATREEQIQQTGYRLLDSFNLSEASWQNYIDPLQQRLSELHDYRNTEAWQDIAAELEIYRHHSHDFAYRVFVMERTTM; encoded by the coding sequence ATGGACGAGCATGAACACTATATGCAGGACTTTATGAGGGTCTTCAGTACATTAGAGCGCTGGGGACCAGGCAGTGATAGCGATACAGCCAAAGCACTCGCCGCCATCCCTCACCCAGTACAGCATATTTTAGAGATAGGCTGTGGCAAAGGTAGTGCAACCCGGATATTAGCCCAATCCACCCAAGCTTCCATTATTGCCCTAGACAGTGAAATGCAGGCATTAAAAGCATTGGCATCACAATATGTCCGGGAACAACCCCACAAAATTACCCCAATACAGGGCGATATGAGCCGCCTGCCATTTCAGCCCGGACGATTTGATCTGATCTGGGCCGAAGGCTGTGCTTATATCATGGGAGTTCCCCAAGCGCTGAAACAATGGCGACCACTGTTAACAGAACGAGGCATCTTAGTATTCAGTGATCTGGTCTGGTTAACCCATACCCCTGCAGCTGGAGCAAAACATTTCTGGCAACAAGGCTACCCCGGAATGACGCACTTAGCCACACGGGAAGAGCAGATACAACAAACCGGCTACCGGTTATTGGACAGCTTTAATCTGAGCGAAGCTAGTTGGCAAAATTACATAGATCCACTCCAGCAACGCTTGAGTGAACTCCATGACTACCGCAACACAGAAGCATGGCAAGATATTGCTGCAGAATTAGAAATATATCGTCACCACAGTCATGATTTTGCCTATCGGGTATTTGTGATGGAGCGGACAACGATGTGA
- a CDS encoding cold-shock protein — protein MSDKVTGSVKWFNEGKGFGFIQQDNGGDDVFVHFNAIISDGFKTLSDGQRVQFNVENGKKGLQATNVVAL, from the coding sequence ATGTCTGATAAAGTAACCGGCTCAGTAAAGTGGTTTAACGAAGGTAAAGGCTTTGGATTTATCCAACAGGATAATGGTGGAGATGATGTGTTTGTTCACTTCAACGCTATTATCAGCGACGGCTTTAAAACTCTGTCTGATGGCCAACGAGTTCAATTTAATGTTGAAAATGGCAAAAAAGGCCTACAAGCAACCAACGTTGTTGCCCTGTAA
- a CDS encoding methyl-accepting chemotaxis protein, which produces MNEFSKLTIRTRLMIGFGLVLFLIIVLTMLGIHKVNQIDHALTEMTNINAVKQRYAINYRGSVHDRAIAIRDVALARTPSEIHMLEQLINHLQDFYHTNQTKMDAMRNDDKLFSAPERRILAKIDAVQQKTLPLIAQIIQDKKAGKPLDDLILDSARPNFIQWLNDINEFIDYQENGNKALTSEAKNIASDFQAMMLGVSLVALIISLLIGFIIERSLRMSLGGEPWELSKIIKEISEGNLAQPLSRNTHAIGIYESLITLNDKVGSVIKSSSDISNRVAAASEQLTVVMQNTAHNAAGEVAQMEQITAAIGELSHTSEELTSNAACADEEVKKAIGSVEQGNHTLDQSIVLTQNINDSVQQTAGMIEELRANTLSIGEVTAVISSISDQTNLLALNAAIEAARAGEYGRGFAVVADEVRNLASKTNESTKHIQDMIVQLQTQSDKANDNMVNNVKQINELVQLSDDVRTSFGYISNSVQLISDRNTEVASTSQKQFELSELIAQNSSSSLDLVHQNVSAIEQAQQAAKDLSQLAVSQQEELTFFRV; this is translated from the coding sequence ATGAACGAATTTTCCAAATTAACCATCAGAACCCGTCTTATGATAGGTTTCGGTCTGGTGCTGTTTTTGATCATTGTTTTAACCATGTTGGGGATTCACAAAGTGAATCAAATTGATCATGCCTTAACGGAAATGACCAATATCAATGCGGTAAAGCAGCGTTATGCCATTAATTACCGTGGTAGTGTGCATGATAGAGCTATCGCGATCCGGGATGTGGCTTTGGCACGCACACCGAGCGAAATTCATATGTTGGAACAGTTGATTAATCATCTGCAGGATTTTTATCACACCAACCAAACTAAAATGGATGCGATGCGCAATGATGATAAATTGTTCTCTGCGCCAGAGCGGCGCATTTTGGCAAAAATTGATGCAGTACAGCAGAAAACATTACCCTTGATTGCGCAGATTATCCAAGATAAGAAAGCTGGCAAACCACTTGATGATTTAATTCTGGACTCTGCCCGACCTAACTTTATTCAGTGGTTGAATGACATTAATGAGTTTATTGATTATCAGGAAAACGGTAATAAAGCACTGACCAGTGAAGCAAAGAATATTGCCAGTGATTTCCAGGCGATGATGCTGGGCGTCAGTTTAGTGGCATTGATTATTTCATTGCTGATTGGCTTTATTATTGAGCGTAGTCTGCGTATGTCGCTGGGTGGGGAACCCTGGGAACTGTCAAAAATAATCAAAGAAATTTCTGAGGGTAATTTGGCTCAGCCACTGTCTCGTAATACTCATGCGATTGGTATTTATGAGTCTTTGATCACCTTGAATGATAAGGTGGGCTCCGTCATTAAAAGCAGTAGTGATATTTCTAACCGGGTTGCAGCAGCATCTGAACAGCTCACGGTGGTGATGCAAAATACTGCCCATAACGCGGCTGGTGAAGTTGCCCAGATGGAGCAAATCACGGCTGCGATTGGTGAGTTGTCCCACACCTCAGAAGAGCTCACATCTAATGCTGCTTGTGCTGATGAAGAAGTGAAAAAAGCGATTGGCAGCGTTGAGCAGGGCAATCACACCTTAGATCAATCTATTGTGTTGACGCAGAATATTAATGATTCAGTACAACAGACTGCAGGGATGATAGAAGAACTGCGCGCCAATACCCTCAGTATTGGTGAAGTGACTGCTGTGATCAGTTCGATTTCTGATCAGACGAATTTGCTGGCATTGAATGCGGCGATTGAAGCCGCTCGCGCAGGAGAATATGGCCGAGGATTTGCTGTCGTGGCCGATGAAGTGCGTAATCTGGCATCCAAAACCAATGAATCGACCAAGCATATTCAGGATATGATCGTGCAGCTGCAGACTCAGTCTGATAAGGCCAATGATAATATGGTCAATAATGTGAAACAGATTAATGAGTTAGTGCAGCTGTCTGATGATGTGCGCACCTCATTTGGCTATATCTCCAATTCAGTGCAGTTGATTTCTGATCGTAATACCGAAGTGGCCAGTACTTCCCAGAAACAGTTTGAGTTATCTGAGTTGATTGCGCAGAACTCTAGCAGCTCGCTGGATTTGGTGCATCAGAATGTATCGGCTATCGAACAGGCGCAGCAGGCAGCTAAAGATCTGTCGCAGTTGGCTGTGTCCCAACAGGAAGAGCTGACATTCTTCCGGGTATAG
- the hutI gene encoding imidazolonepropionase: MDWDQVWIELNIATMDPARPQAYGAIYDAAMAIKDGQIVWLGPRSELPAFDVMATPVYRGNGNWLTPGLIDAHTHLIFGGNRANEFELRLQGASYEDIANAGGGILATVNATRRATEAELFDSGRKRLNALAKEGITTVEIKSGYGLDMDTELKMLRVARELGRLHHVDVVTTFLGAHALPPEFEGRADDYINWIIEQVLPAITAENLADAVDVFCEKIAFTLPQTESILRAAKAVGLDIKLHAEQLSHMGSAELAAKLEASSVDHIEYLDEPGVQALAHSGTCATLLPGAFYFLRETQLPPIDLLRQYQVPMVLASDFNPGSSPLCSTLLMLNMGCTLFRLTPEEALAGVTRNAAKALAISDRVGIIKEGMQADFCLWDIVSPAELAYSFGQQPLVHVVKAGRLIHQ, encoded by the coding sequence ATGGATTGGGATCAAGTTTGGATTGAATTAAATATCGCCACCATGGATCCGGCACGTCCGCAGGCCTACGGCGCGATTTATGATGCCGCGATGGCAATTAAAGATGGCCAGATTGTCTGGTTAGGTCCCCGTAGTGAACTCCCCGCATTTGATGTGATGGCCACCCCTGTGTATCGCGGCAATGGTAACTGGTTAACCCCGGGGTTAATTGACGCTCACACCCATCTGATTTTTGGCGGTAATCGGGCCAATGAGTTTGAATTGCGCCTTCAAGGAGCCAGTTACGAAGATATCGCCAACGCTGGCGGTGGGATCCTTGCGACGGTGAATGCCACCCGTCGCGCCACTGAAGCAGAGCTGTTTGACTCTGGGCGTAAACGTCTTAACGCCTTGGCAAAAGAAGGAATAACGACTGTTGAAATAAAATCCGGCTATGGCTTGGATATGGATACTGAGCTGAAAATGCTGCGAGTTGCCAGAGAGTTAGGACGACTGCATCATGTGGATGTGGTAACCACCTTTCTCGGCGCCCATGCATTACCACCGGAATTTGAGGGGCGAGCTGATGACTACATCAATTGGATAATTGAGCAAGTCCTTCCGGCTATCACAGCAGAAAACCTCGCTGACGCCGTAGATGTCTTTTGTGAAAAAATTGCCTTCACCTTACCTCAAACCGAAAGCATACTGCGCGCGGCTAAAGCAGTCGGGCTAGACATCAAACTACATGCAGAGCAACTGAGCCATATGGGCAGCGCGGAATTAGCTGCCAAGCTCGAAGCTAGCTCAGTTGATCATATTGAATATCTGGATGAACCCGGTGTCCAAGCCCTTGCCCACAGCGGCACCTGTGCCACCTTATTACCCGGTGCCTTCTATTTTTTACGTGAAACCCAGCTACCGCCAATTGACTTGCTACGGCAATACCAAGTCCCCATGGTGCTGGCCAGTGATTTCAATCCCGGCTCATCACCACTTTGCTCCACGCTGTTAATGCTCAATATGGGCTGCACCCTATTCAGACTCACACCCGAAGAAGCCTTAGCTGGGGTGACCCGTAACGCAGCGAAAGCATTGGCCATTTCAGATCGTGTTGGCATTATAAAAGAAGGCATGCAGGCGGATTTCTGCCTATGGGATATTGTTAGCCCGGCAGAGCTGGCCTATAGCTTCGGACAACAACCTCTGGTGCATGTGGTCAAAGCTGGCCGGCTCATTCATCAATAA